In Alligator mississippiensis isolate rAllMis1 chromosome 10, rAllMis1, whole genome shotgun sequence, one DNA window encodes the following:
- the DYNC1LI2 gene encoding cytoplasmic dynein 1 light intermediate chain 2: protein MAPVLADAKLLPPEGPGAAEVPSEEEEGQSLWSSILSEVSTRSRSKLPSGKNILVFGDDGSGKTTLMTKIQGAEHGKKGRGLEYLYLNIHDEDRDDHTRCNVWILDGDLYHKGLLKFAVSADSLQDTIVVFVVDMSRPWTVMESLQKWASVLREHIDKMKIPPEEMRDMEQKFIKEFQEYVEPEEGFQGSPQRRGPSSGQDDENVTLPLGENVLTHNLGIPVLVVCTKCDAVSVLEKEHDYREEHFDFIQSHIRRFCLQYGAALIYTSVKEEKNLDLLYKYIVHKTYGFQFTMPALVVEKDAVFIPAGWDNEKKIAILHENFTTVKPEDTYEDFVVKPPVRKLVHDKELAAEDEQVFLMKQQSYLAKQPATPTRASESPARGPAGSPRTQGRSGPANVPSASPITSVKKPDPNIKNNAASEGVLASFFNSLLSKKTGSPGSPGAGGGQSTAKKSGQKTVLTNVQEELDRMTRKPDSMVTANSSPTENEA from the exons ATGGCGCCGGTGCTGGCGGACGCGAAGCTGCTGCCGCCGGAGGGGCCCGGCGCGGCCGAGGTGcccagcgaggaggaggaggggcagagccTGTG GTCCTCCATCCTGAGCGAGGTGTCCACCCGCTCCCGGTCCAAGCTGCCCTCCGGCAAAAACATCCTTGTCTTTG GTGATGACGGTTCAGGTAAAACAACACTTATGACTAAAATACAAGGAGCGGAACATGGCAAGAAAGGAAGAGGGCTGGAATACCTATACCTAAATATTCACGACGAAGACAGAGATG ATCACACCCGCTGTAACGTCTGGATTCTGGATGGTGACTTGTACCATAAAGGGCTTTTGAAGTTTGCTGTTTCTGCAGACTCTTTACAGGACACCATCGTAGTTTTTGTGGTTGACATGTCTAGACCTTGGACTGTAATGGAATCTTTACAAAAATGGGCCAGTGTTTTACGTGAGCATATTGATAAGATGAAAATTCCCCCAGAAGAGATGAGAGACATGGAACAAAAAT TTATAAAGGAGTTCCAGGAGTATGTGGAACCTGAAGAAGGCTTCCAGGGATCACCACAGAGAAGAGGTCCTTCATCTGGTCAAGATGATGAAAATGTTACTCTGCCACTTGGAGAAAATGTCCTGACTCACAACCTTGGTATTCCTGTGCTGGTGGTTTGCACAAAG tgtgaTGCAGTGAGCGTGCTTGAAAAGGAACATGACTACAGAGAAGAACACTTTGACTTCATTCAGTCACACATTCGTAGATTCTGCTTACAGT ATGGTGCTGCCTTGATTTATACATCAGTTAAGGAAGAAAAGAACCTTGACTTGTTGTATAAGTACATTGTACATAAAACGTATGGCTTTCAGTTTACCATGCCTGCCTTAGTGGTAGAAAAGGATGCAGTTTTTAT ACCTGCTGGTTGGGACAACGAAAAGAAAATTGCCATTTTGCATGAAAACTTCACAACAGTAAAACCAGAAGACACATATGAAGACTTTGTTGTAAAGCCTCCAGTAAGAAAG TTAGTCCATGATAAAGAGTTGGCAGCAGAAGATGAACAAGTGTTTCTTATGAAGCAGCAG TCTTACCTTGCCAAGCAGCCAGCTACACCTACAAGAGCATCA GAATCTCCTGCACGAGGACCTGCAGGATCCCCAAGAACCCAAGGCAGATCTGGCCCTGCCAACGTACCCAGTGCCTCGCCGATAACATCAGTTAAGAAACCAGATCCAAATATTAAAA ataATGCTGCAAGTGAAGGCGTATTGGCTAGCTTCTTTAACAGTCTGTTGAGTAAAAAGACTGGTTCTCCTGGGAGtcctggagctggaggagggcaaAGCACAGCCAAAAAATCAG GACAAAAGACTGTTTTGACAAATGTTCAAGAAGAACTGGATAGAATGACTCGCAAGCCAGACTCGATGGTAACAGCAAACTCTTCACCAACAGAAAATGAAGCTTGA